Proteins co-encoded in one Pogoniulus pusillus isolate bPogPus1 chromosome 15, bPogPus1.pri, whole genome shotgun sequence genomic window:
- the TMTC3 gene encoding protein O-mannosyl-transferase TMTC3, with protein sequence MADVSLKEAALIVGVVAACYWNSLFCGFVFDDVSAILDNKDLHPSTPLKNLFQNDFWGTPMSEERSHKSYRPLTVLTFRLNYLFSELNAVSYHFLNLVFHGVVCIVFLKVCKLFLDNRSSVIASLLFAVHPIHTEAVTGVVGRAELLSSIFFLAAFLSYTKSKGPDNTIVWTPIAVTVLLVAVATLCKEQGITVVGICCVYEVFIAQGYTLPVLLDTALQILRGKGSIPFSMLQTLLKLIVLMFSTLLLVVVRVQVIQSQLPVFTRFDNPAAVSPSPARQLTFNYLLPVNAWLLLNPSELCCDWTMGTIPLVESLLDVRNIATLTFFCFLGSLIVFSLRYPGDSSKTVLMALCLIVLPFIPASNLFFPVGFVVAERVLYVPSMGFCILVAHGWKKLSNKSVLRKLSWVCLTVVLFTHALKTLHRNWDWESEYTLFMSALKVNKNNAKLWNNVGHALENEKNFERALQFFIQATQVQPDDIGAHMNVGRTYKNLNKTKEAEESYMIAKSLMPQIIPGKKYAARVAPNHLNVYINLANLIRANESRLEEADQLYRQAISMRPDFKQAYISRGELLLKMNKPLKAKEAYLRALELDRTNADLWYNLAIVYIELKDPAEALKNFNRALELNPAHKLALFNSALLMQESGDARLRPEAKQRLLHYVKEEPQDANGYFNLGMLAMDDKKDTEAEAWMKKAIKLQPNFRSALFNLALLYSQTAKELMALPVLEDLLRYYPDHTKGLILKGDILMNQKKDIVGAKRCFERILELDPNNVQGKHNLCVVYFEERDLIKAERCLVETLALAPQEEYIQRHLSIVRSKIASASATEQSALPAGGTGTGTDTRTGTAAAGGKKNSFHNVNKVKTEQKTTQATAEGNKGHSKTKKQAEKTNMDKEAPKKSSEEIKDIEKKRVAALKRLEEIERILNGE encoded by the exons ATGGCTGATGTTAGCCTGAAGGAAGCAGCACTGATAGTTGGTGTGGTGGCAGCCTGCTACTGGAACAGTCTCTTCTGTGGCTTTGTGTTTGATGATGTCTCAGCAATTTTGGACAATAAAGATTTGCATCCTTCTACTCCCCTAAAGAACCTCTTTCAGAATGACTTCTGGGGCACACCAATGTCTGAG GAGAGGAGCCATAAGTCCTACCGTCCCCTTACGGTACTCACCTTTCGCTTAAACTACCTGTTCAGTGAGCTGAATGCAGTTTCCTACCACTTCCTAAATCTGGTCTTTCATGGAGTGGTTTGCATAGTCTTCCTCAAGGTCTGCAAGCTTTTCCTGGACAACAGGAGCAGTGTTATTGCCTCCTTGCTCTTTGCAGTGCACCCAATCCACACCGAAGCG GTCACTGGAGtcgtgggcagagcagagcttttgTCATCTATCTTTTTTCTAGCTGCCTTTTTGTCCTACACAAAATCAAAAGGACCAGACAATACCATAG TGTGGACTCCAATTGCAGTGACTGTGCTCCTGGTGGCTGTTGCAACACTCTGCAAAGAACAAGGGATAACTGTGGTGGGCATCTGCTGTGTCTATGAAGTTTTTATTGCACAAGGG taCACCTTGCCAGTGCTGttggacacagctctgcagatccTTCGAGGGAAGGGCAGTATTCCTTTCTCCATGCTCCAGACACTCTTGAAGCTCATAGTCCTAATGTTCAGCACCCTGCTGCTTGTGGTTGTCAGAGTCCAGGTTATCCAGTCTCAGCTTCCAGTGTTTACAAG GTTTGATAACCCAGCTGCTgtgagtccctccccagccagacAGCTGACTTTCAACTACCTCCTCCCTGTGAATGCTTGGCTGCTTCTCAAcccctcagagctgtgctgtgactGGACAATGGGAACAATTCCTCTGGTGGAGTCTctgctggatgttagaaacatTGCCACCCTTACCttcttctgctttctgggaTCCTTGATTGTCTTCAGCCTCAGATACCCTGGGGATTCCTCCAAGACTGTGTTGATG GCACTCTGCTTAATAGTGCTGCCATTCATTCCTGCATCAAACCTCTTCTTTCCTGTTGGATTTgtggtggcagagagggtgCTTTATGTCCCTAGCATGGGATTCTGCATCTTGGTAGCACATGGATGGAAGAAGCTGTCAAACAAAAG tGTGCTAAGAAAACTTTCCTGGGTCTGTTTGACTGTGGTGCTCTTCACTCATGCCTTAAAAACACTGCACAGGAACTGGGATTGGGAGTCTGAGTACACTCTCTTTATGTCAGCTCTAAAG GTCAACAAGAACAATGCAAAGCTGTGGAACAACGTGGGGCATGCATTGGAAAATGAAAAGAACTTTGAGAGAGCTCTGCAGTTCTTCATACAGGCCACACAAGTGCAACCAG ATGATATTGGTGCCCACATGAACGTAGGAAGAACTTACAAGAACTTAAACAAAACTAAAGAAGCTGAAGAATCTTACATGATTGCTAAGTCACTGATGCCACAG ATCATTCCAGGTAAAAAATATGCAGCAAGAGTTGCTCCTAACCATCTGAATGTTTACATCAACCTGGCAAACTTAATCAGAGCCAACGAATCCAGGCTGGAAGAAGCTGATCAGTTATATCGCCAGGCAATTAGCATGAGGCCAGATTTCAAGCAGGCTTACATCAGCAG GGGAGAACTGCTGCTCAAAATGAACAAACCTCTGAAAGCTAAGGAAGCCTATCTTAGAGCTCTGGAGCTAGACAGAACCAATGCAGACCTCTGGTACAACCTGGCCATAGTCTACATCGAGCTGAAAGATCCAGCAGAGGCCCTGAAGAACTTCAACCGAGCGCTGGAGCTCAACCCCGCGCATAAACTGGCCCTGTTCAACTCGGCGCTGCTGATGCAGGAGTCTG GTGATGCTCGGCTCAGACCTGAAGCTAAACAGAGGCTGCTGCATTATGTGAAAGAGGAACCACAGGATGCAAATGGCTACTTCAATTTGGGAATGCTGGCCATGGATGACAAAAAGGACACAGAAGCAGAAGCCTGGATGAAGAAAGCCATCAAGCTGCAACCCAACTTCCGCAGTGCTCTGTTCAATTTGGCACTGCTTTATTCTCAGACAGCAAAGGAGTTGATGGCTTTGCCTGTCCTGGAAGACCTGCTGAGGTACTACCCAGATCACACCAAAGGTTTGATTTTGAAGGGAGACATCCTTATGAACCAAAAGAAGGATATTGTTGGAGCAAAAAGGTGTTTTGAAAGGATTTTGGAGCTGGATCCCAACAATGTCCAAGGAAAACATAACCTGTGTGTGGTTTACTTTGAGGAACGAGACCTAATAAAAGCAGAGAGGTGTTTGGTTGAAACCTTGGCACTGGCACCTCAGGAAGAGTACATCCAACGTCACCTAAGCATAGTCAGAAGCAAAATTGCATCAGCCAGTGCTACAGAACAATCAGCACTTCCAGCAGGTGGGACTGGGACAGGGACTGACACTAGGACTgggactgcagctgcaggaggaaaaaaaaattcatttcaCAACGTGAACAAAGTCAAAACCGAGCAGAAAACCACTCAAGCCACAGCTGAGGGCAACAAAGGCCACTCCAAAACTAAGAAACAAGCAGAGAAAACCAATATGGACAAAGAGGCCCCCAAAAAATCCTCAGAAGAAATCAAAGATATTGAAAAAAAGAGAGTTGCTGCTCTGAAAAGACTGGAGGAGATTGAGAGGATATTGAATGGTGAATAG